The Acidimicrobiales bacterium nucleotide sequence CCGCGGTGGTGTTGGGGGCCGCCCAGTACGACGGGCGGCCGTCGGCGGTGCTCGAGGACCGGCTCGAGCACGCGCTCGACCTCTACGAGCGCGGCGTGGTGAAGGTGATCGTGGTGACCGGCGGCAAGCAGGAGGGCGACCGGTTCACCGAGGCGTTCACCGGCTACACCTGGCTGCGCGAGCATGACGTGCCGGAGAGCGCCCTGCTCACCGAGGTGCAGGGCCACAACAGCTGGGAGTCGATCGCGGCGGCGGCCCGGATCCTGCGCGCCCGGGGCTTGACCGACGCCGTGATGGTGACCGACGGCTACCACGCCCTCCGGGTCGACGCCATCGCCGACGAGCTCGGCCTCGACTCCTCGGTGTCGCCCAGCCGCCGCGGCGGGTCGATGAAGGAGCTGGTCAAGGAGACCGGCGCCGTCGCCATCGGCCGCATCGTGGGCTTCCG carries:
- a CDS encoding YdcF family protein: MIGLARSKPAPRKPEPGRGRARRAAQSVGSLRDKKTRRRLYLRLAGLAMVFFVGYLGITFVQVWWTSRQDGARQADAAVVLGAAQYDGRPSAVLEDRLEHALDLYERGVVKVIVVTGGKQEGDRFTEAFTGYTWLREHDVPESALLTEVQGHNSWESIAAAARILRARGLTDAVMVTDGYHALRVDAIADELGLDSSVSPSRRGGSMKELVKETGAVAIGRIVGFRRLVNVDDQIDRRIVSQE